One stretch of Amycolatopsis sp. 195334CR DNA includes these proteins:
- a CDS encoding cytochrome P450 yields the protein MPRPSPEDHGLKTLPATDALRVLTGVALPTVAGGVIKRLPPAMKLADRLRVDESADRVLRRLRDRHGDGPLLIKAGKRTFALPLSSADAGRVLAGAPSPFSPANLEKRAALSHFQPHGVLISQGPERGERRQFNENVLETGEPLHHLAPAVAAKVREEANRLLELAEVGGRLDWDAFNAAWWRIVRRVTLGDAARDDHRTTDLLAGLRMRANLAYGMKKNKAAREELGHRLRAHVARGEKDCLAGVVAQAPTGPETDPLGQIPHWLFAFDAAGITSYRALALLATHPAERAKALQDEGPLFPYLRACELESVRLWPTTPMILRDSTEDTDWPGGTLPSGSTVLVFAPFFHRDEEELPFANRFTPEIWLDGRAREHPALVPFSAGPAECPGRNLVLLVTSTLLSALLEQAEFTALTTLEPGRLPSTFDNFGLEFDVTAPRQRP from the coding sequence ATGCCACGCCCCAGCCCGGAAGACCACGGCCTGAAGACCCTGCCGGCGACCGACGCGCTGCGCGTGCTCACCGGGGTCGCGCTGCCGACGGTCGCCGGTGGCGTGATCAAGCGACTGCCACCGGCGATGAAGCTCGCGGACAGGCTCCGCGTGGACGAGAGCGCCGACCGCGTGCTGCGCCGCCTGCGCGACCGCCACGGCGACGGACCGCTGCTGATCAAGGCGGGCAAACGCACCTTCGCCCTGCCGCTCTCCTCGGCCGACGCCGGACGCGTGCTCGCCGGCGCGCCCTCCCCGTTTTCCCCGGCGAACCTGGAGAAGAGGGCGGCGCTGTCGCACTTCCAGCCCCACGGTGTGCTGATCTCGCAGGGGCCCGAGCGCGGTGAACGCCGCCAGTTCAACGAGAACGTGCTGGAAACCGGCGAACCACTGCACCACCTCGCGCCCGCGGTGGCCGCGAAGGTGCGGGAGGAAGCGAACCGGTTGCTGGAACTGGCCGAGGTCGGCGGCAGGCTGGACTGGGACGCGTTCAACGCGGCGTGGTGGCGGATCGTGCGCCGGGTGACGCTCGGCGACGCGGCCCGCGACGACCACCGCACCACGGATCTGCTCGCGGGCCTGCGGATGCGCGCGAACCTCGCCTACGGCATGAAGAAGAACAAGGCCGCCCGTGAGGAACTCGGGCACCGGCTCCGCGCGCACGTCGCCCGCGGGGAGAAGGACTGCCTGGCCGGGGTGGTCGCGCAGGCACCGACCGGGCCGGAAACCGATCCGCTCGGCCAGATCCCGCACTGGCTGTTCGCCTTCGACGCCGCCGGGATCACCTCGTACCGCGCGCTGGCGCTGCTCGCCACGCATCCGGCCGAACGCGCGAAAGCGCTCCAGGACGAGGGACCGCTGTTCCCCTACCTCCGCGCCTGCGAGCTGGAATCGGTGCGGTTGTGGCCGACCACGCCGATGATCCTGCGTGACTCCACAGAGGACACCGACTGGCCGGGTGGCACGCTGCCGTCCGGGAGCACCGTGCTGGTCTTCGCGCCGTTCTTCCACCGCGACGAGGAGGAACTGCCGTTCGCGAACCGGTTCACCCCGGAGATCTGGCTGGACGGCCGGGCCCGGGAGCACCCGGCGCTGGTGCCGTTCAGCGCCGGGCCCGCCGAATGCCCCGGCCGGAACCTGGTGCTGCTGGTGACCAGCACCCTGCTCTCGGCCTTGCTGGAACAGGCCGAGTTCACCGCGCTCACCACGCTCGAACCGGGCCGCCTGCCGTCCACTTTCGACAACTTCGGCCTCGAATTCGACGTCACAGCACCGCGACAGCGGCCTTGA
- a CDS encoding UdgX family uracil-DNA binding protein (This protein belongs to the uracil DNA glycosylase superfamily, members of which act in excision repair of DNA. However, it belongs more specifically to UdgX branch, whose founding member was found to bind uracil in DNA (where it does not belong), without cleaving it, appears to promote DNA repair by a pathway involving RecA, rather than base excision.), whose translation MATTAADFVPETKDLARLREAAAGCRGCDLYRDATQTVFGEGTRRARTMMIGEQPGDQEDRRGEPFVGPAGRLLDRALEESGIERDGVYVTNAVKHFKFRRDDRGSRRIHKKPGRTEIVACRPWLDAELDAVNPDLVILLGATAAQAVFGPDFRITERRGEVLDLPGGSKARDARAVATVHPSSILRSRERDEAYAAFVADLKAAVAVL comes from the coding sequence ATGGCGACTACGGCGGCCGATTTCGTGCCCGAGACCAAGGACCTGGCCCGCCTCCGCGAGGCGGCCGCCGGGTGCCGGGGTTGTGACCTCTACCGGGACGCCACGCAAACCGTCTTCGGGGAGGGCACGCGCCGGGCGCGGACGATGATGATCGGTGAGCAGCCCGGTGACCAGGAGGACCGGCGCGGTGAACCGTTCGTCGGCCCGGCCGGCCGCCTGCTCGACCGCGCGCTGGAGGAGAGCGGGATCGAGCGCGACGGCGTGTACGTCACCAACGCCGTCAAGCACTTCAAGTTCCGCCGCGACGACCGGGGCTCTCGTCGCATCCACAAGAAGCCGGGGCGCACCGAGATCGTCGCCTGCCGCCCGTGGCTCGACGCGGAACTCGACGCGGTGAACCCCGATCTGGTGATCCTGCTCGGCGCGACCGCCGCGCAGGCGGTCTTCGGACCGGATTTCCGCATCACCGAACGCCGAGGGGAAGTCCTGGACCTGCCCGGTGGCAGTAAGGCCCGAGACGCCCGAGCCGTGGCCACCGTGCACCCCTCGTCGATCCTGCGCTCCCGCGAACGCGATGAGGCCTACGCGGCCTTCGTCGCCGATCTCAAGGCCGCTGTCGCGGTGCTGTGA
- a CDS encoding alpha/beta fold hydrolase: MPDGIAIDRSRNTVVITRAYRAGIDKVWWAWTDADAISQWWGPEGWAATVHEMDVRPGGRWRFQLAPLDGSAGPVRILATYGTVVPRAELSYEDTFADEAWTADGTGTFPTTVAFATDGTGCTVEVSATFPDGAALQRAVELQMAEGYAEALDRLAGLLENPSNERGTTMSTLTSADGTTIAYETAGSGPAIIVVSNVAEDRSGVAGLAEALSAHFTVLTFDRRGRGASGDPQPYDPAREIEDIAALVEVLGGSAALTSGSGGSGLTLDAASALGDKVTGIYLYEPSFIVDDSRPPAPADYVEHLDALIADGKRGEAVEYFMTRMIRVPAEYIPAMKQDPSWDEMAKYAHTYAYDARILRGLQDGKPLPADRWSIEAPVAVSVGSNGEEFIRKGAHALASVLPDVTVLTLEGHDHSAFWMAPEPVAEQIRGFLQR; the protein is encoded by the coding sequence ATGCCGGACGGCATCGCGATCGACCGGTCGCGCAACACGGTCGTCATCACCCGCGCCTACCGCGCCGGGATCGACAAGGTCTGGTGGGCGTGGACCGACGCCGACGCCATCAGCCAGTGGTGGGGGCCGGAGGGCTGGGCCGCGACCGTGCACGAGATGGACGTGCGGCCGGGCGGTCGCTGGCGGTTCCAGCTGGCGCCGTTGGACGGATCGGCGGGCCCGGTCCGCATCCTCGCCACGTACGGGACCGTCGTGCCCCGTGCCGAACTGTCCTATGAGGACACCTTTGCCGATGAGGCGTGGACGGCCGACGGCACCGGGACCTTCCCGACCACGGTCGCCTTCGCCACCGACGGCACCGGCTGCACCGTCGAGGTGTCCGCCACCTTCCCGGACGGCGCCGCGTTGCAGCGGGCCGTCGAACTCCAGATGGCCGAAGGCTACGCCGAGGCGCTCGACCGCCTGGCCGGCCTGCTCGAAAACCCTTCGAACGAAAGAGGAACCACCATGTCCACGCTCACCTCCGCCGACGGCACCACGATCGCCTACGAGACGGCCGGTTCCGGTCCCGCGATCATCGTGGTCAGCAACGTCGCCGAGGACCGCTCCGGCGTCGCCGGGCTGGCCGAGGCGCTGTCCGCGCACTTCACCGTGCTCACCTTCGACCGCCGCGGCCGCGGTGCCAGCGGTGACCCGCAGCCCTACGACCCGGCTCGCGAGATCGAGGACATCGCCGCGCTGGTCGAGGTGCTGGGCGGTTCGGCGGCGCTGACCAGCGGTTCCGGTGGCAGTGGCCTGACCCTCGACGCGGCCAGCGCCCTCGGGGACAAGGTGACCGGGATCTACCTCTACGAGCCGTCGTTCATCGTGGACGACTCCCGGCCGCCGGCGCCGGCGGACTACGTCGAGCACCTGGACGCGCTGATCGCGGACGGCAAGCGCGGTGAGGCCGTCGAGTACTTCATGACCCGGATGATCCGGGTGCCCGCCGAGTACATCCCGGCGATGAAGCAGGACCCGTCGTGGGACGAGATGGCCAAGTACGCCCACACCTACGCCTACGACGCCCGCATCCTCCGCGGCCTGCAGGACGGCAAGCCGCTGCCCGCCGACCGCTGGTCGATCGAGGCGCCGGTCGCGGTGTCCGTCGGGAGCAACGGCGAAGAGTTCATCCGCAAGGGCGCGCACGCGCTGGCGTCGGTGCTGCCGGACGTCACCGTGCTGACCCTGGAGGGGCACGACCATTCGGCGTTCTGGATGGCGCCGGAACCGGTCGCCGAGCAGATCCGCGGGTTCCTCCAGCGCTGA
- a CDS encoding metalloregulator ArsR/SmtB family transcription factor: MVNNVQQRLTVISEPNRFRIVELLGDGPRSVGEIVDALGLGQPQVSRHLRLLAEAGVVEATKKAQQRIYHLRPDAMRELSDWAAGFAGLWSARLDRLGAFLDDETKQQGV; the protein is encoded by the coding sequence GTGGTCAACAACGTGCAGCAACGCCTGACGGTGATCTCGGAGCCCAACCGGTTCCGGATCGTCGAGTTGCTCGGGGACGGCCCGCGGTCGGTGGGCGAGATCGTCGACGCGCTGGGCCTCGGCCAGCCGCAGGTGTCCCGGCACCTGCGCCTGCTCGCCGAGGCGGGCGTGGTCGAGGCGACCAAGAAGGCCCAGCAGCGGATCTACCACCTGCGCCCGGACGCGATGCGTGAGCTGAGCGACTGGGCGGCCGGCTTCGCCGGGCTGTGGTCGGCGCGCCTGGACCGCCTCGGTGCCTTCCTCGATGACGAAACCAAGCAGCAGGGAGTCTGA